Within the Streptomyces sp. YIM 121038 genome, the region GTGGACTCGGAGGAGCTCGCAGGCCGCTTGGAGGCGGACGGCTGGGCCCTCGTGGAGGACGCCGAGGAAGCGGATGTCGCCGTCGTCAACACCTGCGGCTTCGTCGAAGCCGCCAAGAAGGACTCCGTCGACGCCCTGCTCGAAGCCAATGACCTGAAGGGCCACGGCCGCACCCAGGCCGTCGTGGCCGTCGGCTGCATGGCCGAGCGCTACGGCAAGGAGCTGGCCGAAGCGCTGCCCGAAGCCGACGGCGTCCTCGGCTTCGACGACTACGCCGACATCTCCAACCGCCTCCAGGTCATCCTCGGCGGCGGCAGTGTCGAGGCGCACACTCCGCGTGACCGCCGCAAGCTCCTGCCGATCAGCCCGGCCGAGCGCCAGGAGGCCGGCGCGGAGGTCGCCCTGCCCGGGCACGCCCCGGTCGACCTGCCGGACGGCCTCGCGCCCGCGTCCGGGCCGCGCGCGCCGCTGCGCCGCCGCCTCGGCACGAGCCCCGTGGCCTCCGTGAAGCTGGCCTCCGGCTGCGACCGCAGATGCTCGTTCTGCGCCATCCCGTCCTTCCGCGGCTCGTTCATCTCGCGCCGCCCCTCGGACGTGCTCGGCGAGACGCGCTGGCTCGCCGAGCAGGGCGTGAAGGAGATCATGCTGGTCTCCGAGAACAACACCTCGTACGGCAAGGACCTCGGCGACATCCGCCTCCTGGAGACGCTGCTGCCCGAGCTCGCGGCCGTCGACGGCATCGAGCGGGTGCGGGTGAGCTACCTCCAACCCGCCGAGATGCGCCCCGGCCTGATCGACGTCCTGACGTCGACGGAGAAGGTCGTGCCGTACTTCGACCTGTCCTTCCAGCACTCCGCGCCCGGCGTCCTGCGGGCCATGCGGCGCTTCGGCGACACCGACCGCTTCCTGGAGCTGCTCGACACGATCCGGAGCAAGGCGCCGCAGGCCGGTGTGCGCTCCAACTTCATCGTGGGTTTCCCCGGCGAGTCCGAGGCCGACGTGGCGGAGCTCGAGCGCTTCCTCACCGGCGCCCGCCTGGACGCCATCGGCGTCTTCGGCTACTCCGACGAGGAGGGCACCGAGGCGGCGACCTACGAGCACAAGCTCGACCAGGACGTCGTCGACGAGCGGCTCGCGCGCGTGGCGCGCCTCGCCGAGGAGCTGACGTCCCAGCGCGCGGAGGAGCGCGTCGGCGAGCGCGTCGAGGTCCTCATCGAGGCCGTCGACGACGAGGAGGGCGCCATCGGCCGGGCCGCGCACCAGGCCCCCGAGACCGACGGACAGATCCGTTTCGTGGACTCCGCCCCTGGGGACGGCCTGGAGATCGGCCGTATGGTCGTGGCAAAGGTCGTCGGCACGGAGGGCGTGGATCTGTTGGCTGAGCGGTGCGAGGTCCTGGAGGCTTCCGACCGACCCCATGGAGCCGGTGAAGGGACGGGCAGATGACCCAGGTCCCGGCATCCGCGGCGGGCGGCTCCGGCGCGCCCGGCGCGAAGCCGGTGCGCGGCGGGAAGCTCGGCGCCGCCGCGATGGACCAGGCCAGTCTGTGGAACGTCGCGAACCTGCTGACCATGATCCGGCTGCTGCTCGTGCCCGGATTCGTGATGCTGCTGCTCGCCAACGGCGGATACGACCCGGCGTGGCGCTCCTTCGCCTGGGCCGCCTTCGCCATCGCCATGATCACGGACCTGTTCGACGGGCATCTGGCGCGTACGTACAACCTGGTCACGGACTTCGGCAAGATCGCCGACCCCATCGCGGACAAGGCGATCATGGGCGCCGCCCTGATCTGTCTGTCCTGGCTCGGGGACCTGCCGTGGTGGGTGACCCTCGTGATCCTCGGACGCGAGCTGGGGATCACGCTGCTGCGGTTCTGGGTGATCCGCTACGGCGTCATTCCGGCCAGCCGCGGCGGCAAGATGAAGACGCTGGCCCAGGGCACGGCCGTCGGGATGTACGTCCTGGCGCTGACCGGGCCGCTGGCCACGCTGCGGTTCTGGGTGATGGCGGTGGCCGTCGTGCTGACCGTGGTGACCGGGCTCGACTATGTGAAACAGGCCGTGGTGCTGCGGCGGCGGGGCATGGCCGAGGCTGCTGTCGCGCCTGGGACTGCTGGGACGTCTGAGGCTGTTGTGGCAGCTGAGGCTTACGAGGTCTCCGAGGTCGCTGCGGCCCCCCAGGGCGCCGCGGCCCCTCAGGGCTCCGACGGCTCTGATGTCGCCGAGACCTCCGAGGCAGGGGAGCCGGGGGCGGCCAAGTGACGTCCCCGGGGCCCTCTGGAAAGGCGGCGGCCGTGGCGGCTGCCGGGCCGGGAGACGCTGCCGTCGCGGAGGCGGCGGCAGGGGCCGCGGCCGAGGTGCTGCGGCTGCTCGGCGAGCGGGGTGAGACCCTGGGTGTCGCCGAGTCGCTGACCGGGGGCCTCGTGGCCGCCGAGGTGACGGCCGTACCGGGGGCCTCACGGGTCTTCCGGGGGTCCGTGACCGCGTACGCGACGGAGCTCAAGCGGGAGGTCCTCGGGGTCGACGGCGACCTGCTCGCCGCCCGCGGGGCCGTGGACGCCGAGGTCGCCCTCCAGATGGCGGCCGGGGTGCGGCGGCTCCTCGGGACGGACTGGGGGATCGCGACGACGGGCGTCGCCGGGCCCGAGGCACAGGACGGGCAGCCGGTGGGGACGGTTCACGTGGCGGTTTCCGCAGGTGCGGGAGGCGCGGCCGGTTCTGCCGAGGTCGTTCCCGGCGTTGCGGATGCTGGTTCCCCGCTTCGCTCTGAGGGGAAAGTAGCGACTCTGCGGTTGAACGGAAACCGTACGGAAATCCGTATGGAGAGCGTCCGCGGCGTGCTATGCCTGCTCCTAGAGCAGCTCTCCGGCGAACGCGCCGGGAACGAGCGCGCACAGGATACGGAACAGAACGGGGGGACTTGATGTTTGCAGCCCTGAGTGAACACGACATCGCTCCCCGCACGGCCGCCGCGCGAGGCGGTACGGTGGGGCGTGAAGGATGCGGCTACGCGGTCCGAGGAGGGAGCCACCGATGATTCTGCTCCGTCGCCTGCTGGGTGACGTGCTGCGTCGGCAGCGCCAGCGCCAGGGCCGTACTCTGCGCGAAGTCTCCTCGTCCGCCCGAGTCTCACTCGGCTATCTCTCCGAGGTGGAGCGGGGGCAGAAGGAGGCTTCCTCCGAGCTGCTTTCCGCGATCTGCGACGCGCTTGACGTACGGATGTCCGAGCTCATGCGAGAAGTGAGCGACGAGCTCTCGCTCGCCGAGCTGGCCGAGTCGGCAGCGGCCACGGAACCGGTGCGGGCACCGGTCCGCCCGATGCTCAATTCCGTCTCGGTGACCGGCGTGCCACCGGAACGGGTCACGATCAAGGCACCCGCGGAGGCGGTCGACGTCGTCGCGGCGTGACCTGCGGGTGACCAGACGTGCTGAAGGCCCTGGCCGGGTGTTCCGGCCGGGGCCTTCGCTGTCCCCGCGACGGTACGCGGCGCCCTGAGCGGGCGGCGGTACGCGGCGCCCCGGGCGCCGGTGCCCATGGCGGGGGCACACGAGCGCCTGCTTTCCGAAGTGGCCGTAGTAGTGCCGGTGCGCGATGGTTGATGGGTGTTCGGCCCGGATGCGGGTAACCGCGTGGTCGAACACGCCTGGATGACCCCGTGTAGCCGGAGGTGACCGATGTACGTCGTCAAGAGTCCGCTGCCCGACGCAGATCTGAAGACGGTGTCCGAGGCCCTGCAGGGCGCGCTCGTCGACCTCGTCGACCTGTCCCTGATCGCCAAGCAGATCCACTGGAACGTGGTGGGGCCGCGCTTCCGCTCCATCCACCTCCAGCTCGACGAGGTCGTCGACACCGCACGGCTGCACTCCGACACGGTCGCGGAGCGGGCCTCGACGCTCGGCGTCTCGCCCGACGGCCGCGCGGCCACCGTGGCGGGCAGCAGCGGCATCGGCGCCGTCCCCGAAGGCTGGGTCAAGGACACGGACGCGGTGGGCACGCTCGTGGCCGCCCTCGGCGCGGTGATCACGCGGATGCGCGAGCGGGTGAACGCCACCGGCGACGCCGACCCGGTGAGCCAGGACATCTTCATCGGCATCACGGCCGACCTGGAGAAGCACCACTGGATGTTCCAGGCCGAGAACGGATAGCGGCTCCGCACCGGTGGGGCGCCCGTCCGTGGGGACGGGCCGGTCGACGGCGCTCGCGCACCCTCGGTGCGCCCGGTGCGCCCTGCCGCCGGGGGACGGGCCGGGTCTAGCGTCGTCTGGCGGGAGGTGACAGCCGTGGCGGGGCGCGTCCTGCGGTGGACCTCGGCTCTCGGGCTCGCCGCGCTGTGGTGGTGGGCGGTGCTGCGGCTCGCGGTGACGCCCGACGCGGGGGCCCTGGAGGGCACGATCGCCGCCGGGGGCTGGGGGCTGAGCCTGCTGCCCGTGCACTGTGTGCCCAAGGAGCGGGCGCTGGGGGTGGCGCGGCCGCGTCGGCGCGGGACCGGGTCACGGCGCGAGGTGGTGGGGACGGAGCATGCTGGGGCGCGGGGGCGCGCGACTGCCCGGGCGTGGGGGCGTGACCGGCCGGGGCGCGGCTCCGCTACCAAGGCATCGCCACGCCGCCGTTGGGGCGGAGGATCTGGCCGGTCGTGAACGCCGCCGCGTCCGAGGCCAGGTACAGCACGGCATGGGCGACGTCCTCCGGCTCGCCGACGCGGCCGAGCGGCGACCTCCGGGCCATGAGGCCCTCGGTGTGGGCCCGCGCCGCGGCGTCGTGGCGGTCGGTCATCGGCGTACGGATCCAGCCCGGTGCCACGGCGTTGACGCGGATGCCGTGCGGTCCGACCTCGGTGGCCAGCGTCTTCGTCAGCTGCACCACCGCGGCCTTCGAAGCGCCGTAGCAGAGCAGGCCGGGGCCTCCCGTGTCCACGGCGCCCGACGCCATCGTGACGATGCTGCCGCCCGAGCCCGCCTCGATCATCACGCGGGCCGCCGCCCGGCAGGCGTACAGGACTCCCTTGAAGTTCACGCCCAGGACCCGGTCGAGGTCCTCCTCGCGGGTCGCCAGGACCGTACTGCTGTGCATGATCCCGGCGATGGCGGCCAGGACGTCGACGCGGCCCGTCGCCGCGGCCGCGTCCGCCACGGCCTGCGCCACCTGCGCCCGGTCGGTGACGTCCAGGAGGCGCGGGTGGGCGGTGCCGCCGGTCTCCTTGATGAGGGCGGCCGTCTCGTGCAGGCCCGGCGCGTCCCGGTCGGCGCAGTGCACCGCGGCTCCCGCCCGCGCGAGCAGGACGGCACTGGCGCGGCCGATGCCGCTCGCCGCGCCGGTGACGAACGCGGTGCGGCCGGTGAGGTCGTACGCCGTGAGGGGCATGACGGGACCGTAGGAGAGAGCTGACGGACCGTCAATTGGTGGGGGTGGGGCGGTTTCCGGGCCGGGGCGCCGGTCCTCGCTGGCAGGTCGGGCACCAGTACGTCGGGCGCTGGCGGGAGCCGTCGCCCTGGTCCGCCGTCCGTACGGGGGTGCCGCAGCGCAGACAGGGGCGCGGTGCCCGGCCGTACACGTACAGCCGTCGGCCGGGGCGGGGGACGCCCGTGGTCGTGCGGTCGGGGCGGTCGCGATTGGCTTCCAGCAGCTTCTTGGCGAGGGCGGGCAGCCGGTCCGCCGTGTCGGCGGGGAGTTCGCCGATCGGCAGCCAGGGGGTGACGCCGAGCAGGAAGCACAGCTCGCTCTTGTAGATGTTGCCGATGCCCGCGAGGTTGCGCTGGTCGAGCAGGGCCTCGCCGAGGGCGCGCTCGGGGGCCGTGAGGAGGTTGCGCAGGGCCTGGCCGGGGTCCCAGTCGGGGCCGAGGAGGTCGGGGCCCAGGTGGCCGACGGCGCGCTGTTCGTCGGCGGTGCGGAGCAGTTCGAGGACGGGCAGGCGGTAGCCGACGGCCGTGCGGTCGGCGGTGGCGAGGATGGCCCGGATCTGGTGGGCGGGTCCGCCGCGCCAGCGTTCGTCCGGGGCGTAGACCTTCCACGAGCCGTCCATGCGCAGGTGCGAGTGGAGGGTGAGGCCGCCCTCCACGCGGGTGAGCAGGTGCTTGCCGCGAGGGGTGACGTCCAGGACGGTGCGGCCGGTCAGGTCGGCCGTGGCCAGCTTGGGAACGCGGAGGTCGGAGCGCGTGAGGGTGTGACCGGCCAGGGCCCGGTGGAGGCGGCGGGCCGTCTGGTGGACTGTGTCTCCTTCGGGCATGGGGACAGGGTGTCACTTGGGGGTGGAGACAGGGTGCCACTTGGGGGTGGGGTGGGGGGTTGGTCCGGTGCTGGACCACGGCCTTCCTGGTGATGGGCTGGTAGGCCGCCATGGGCCGCCACGGGCCAGCACCGTCTAGCACCGGCCGGATCGACGGCTGCCGCGGGCCGCCACCGGCTAGCACCGGCAGGATCGGACGGGCGCTGCGGGCCTCGGGCTGGCAGGTCGCTCCAGGGCCCTGGGCGCAAGGCCGCCCCGGACCCGGGCCGCAAGGTCGCCCCAGGGCCGGGCCGGGACCGCCGCCCCGGTGTCCACCGGGGTCAGGCGCGCACGCGGAGGCCTCTCGGGGTGGCGTGGAAGCCGGTGTGCTCCAGGAGGGGGGCCAGGGGGGAGGTCAGGGCGGGGGCGCCGTTGATGCGCTCCACGGTGACCGTGCCGAGCGCGCCCGCCTTGGCGGCCGAGGCCAGCGATGTCGCGGCCGCGAGGAGCCTGGGGTCCTGGTCGGCCTCGGACGACGCCCAGGCCAGGACGGTCTTGCCGCCGCGCTCCACGTACAGCGTCAGCTCGCCGTCGACCAGGACGACCAGGGAGCCCGCCTTGCGGCCCGGCTTGTGACCGGCTTCGGCCGGGGGGTCGGGCCAGGGCAGCGCGGCCCCGTACGCGTTCGCCGGGTCGGCGGCCGCCAGGACGACCGCCTGGGGGTCGGTGGTGTGCCCGGCGCCCGCGCGCTCCCGCGCGGTGGCCGTGGCGCGCAGCCGGTCCACGGCGCCGTCCATGGCGAACTGGGCCGCGCCGAGCCCCTCCACCACGTACCCGCGACGGGCCTGGCCGTTGTCCTCGAAGGCCGACAGGATCCGGTACGTCGCCGAGAAGCCGCCCTCGACGCCCTCGGCGGCGACCGCGCCCCGGGTCACCACGCCGTGCCGGTCGAGCAGCGTGCGGGCCAGGGCGTGGGCGCGCAGGGTCGGGTCGGGCTCACGGGCGGGCAGCAGCGACCAGCGGCCCGCGACGGTCGGCGGGCCCGTGCGGGAGGCGGGGCGGGCGGCGGCGGTCAGGCTGCCGTAGCGCCCGCGCGGGACGGCGCGTTTCGCACGGTGGGCCGTGGACCCCGCCGTACGGCCCGAGCCCAGGAGGGAGCGCATGGGGGCGAGCGTGTCGTTCGTGAGCCGGCCCGACCAGGCCAGGTCCCACACCACGTCGGCCAGCTGGGGGTCGGTGGCCTCGGGGTGCGTGGTGGCGCGGACCTGGTCGGCGATCTGCCGGAAGAACAGGCCGTACCCCCCGGAGAGCGCGTCCAGGACGGATTGGTGGAGCGCGGTGAGCTCCAGGGGGTGCGCGGGCGGCAGGAGGAGGGGAGCGGCGTCGGCCAGATAGAGCGAGACCCAGCCGTCCTTGCCCGGAAGGGACCCCGCTCCGGCCCACAGCACCTCTCCGGCGGCGGTGAGTTCGTCGAGCAGCGCCGGGGCGTATCCCGCCACTCGGGAGGGCAGGACGAGCTTCTCCAGGGCCGAAGCGGGCACGGACGCGCCCTGGAGCTGCTCGATCGCGCGGACGAGGCCGTCGACGCCCCGCAGGCCGTGGCTGCTCAGGTGCTGCCACTGCGGCAGGAACTGGGCGAGCGCGGCCGGAGGCACCGGCTCCAGCTCCTGGCGGAGCGCGGCGAGGGAGCGGCGGCGCAGCCGGCGCAGCACGGCCGCGTCGCACCACTCCTGGCCGATGCCCGCCGGGTGGAACTCGCCCTGGACGACGCGGCCGTTCGCCGCGAGGCGGTGCAGCGCGCCCTCCGTGACGGCGGCGCCGAGGCCGAAGCGAGCGGCGGCCCCGGCGGAGGTGAACGGGCCGTGGGTGCGGGCATAGCGCCCGAGGAGGTCGCCGAGGGGGTCCTTCACGGGCTCGGTGAAAGCCTCGGGGACGCCGACCGGCAAGGCCGTGCCCAGGGCGTCGCGCAGGCGGCCCGCGTCCTCGATGGCCGCCCAGTGGTCGGCCCCGGCGATCCGGACCCGGATGGCGCGGCGGGCCGCAGCGAGGTCCTCCGCCCAGGCGGGCTCCGCACCCCGCTCGGCCAGCTCGGCGTCCGTGAGCGGGCCGAGCAGGCGCAGCAGGTCGGCGACGCCCTCGGCGTCCTTGACGCGGCGGTCCTCCGTGCGCCACTGGAGCTCGCGCTCCAGCTCGGTGAGCACGTCCGCGTCGAGCAGTTCGCGCAGCTCGGCCTGGCCCAGGAGCTCGGCGAGGAGACGGGAGTCGAGGGACAGGGCGGCCGCGCGGCGCTCGGCGAGGGGCGAGTCGCCCTCGTACAGGAACTGGGCGACGTACCCGAACAGCAGGGAGCGGGCGAACGGGGACGGCTCCGGGGTGGTGACCTCCACGAGCCGGACGCGGCGGGACTCGATGTCGCCCATCAGCTCCGTGAGGCCCGGGACGTCGAAGACGTCCTGGAGGCACTCCCTGACGGCCTCCAGGATGATCGGGAAGGAGCCGAACTCGCTGGTGACCTCCAGGAGCTGGGCGGCGCGCTGCCGCTGCTGCCACAGGGGGGTGCGCTTGCCGGGGTTGCGGCGCGGCAGCAGCAGCGCGCGGGCGGCGCACTCGCGGAAGCGCGCCGCGAACAGCGCCGAGCCGCCCACCTGATCGGTGACGACCTGGCTGACCTCGCCCTTGTCGAAGGTGACGTCCGCCGCGCCGACCGGGGCCTGCTCGGGGTCGAACGTCGAGTCCACGGTGACGTCCACCGGCTCCTGGTCGAGCAGGTCGAGGCCCATCAGATCGGCGTCCGGCAGGCGCAGCACGATGCCGTCGTCGGCGTGCATCACCTGGGCGTCCATGCCGTACCGCTCGGTGAGGCGGGCACCGAGCGCGAGGGCCCAGGGCGCGTGCACCTGCGCGCCGAACGGCGAGTGCACGACGACCCGCCAGTCGCCCAGCTCGTCGCGGAACCGCTCGACCACGATCGTGCGGTCGTCCGGGACGTGCCCGCAGGCCTCGCGCTGCTCGGCGAGGTACGCCAGTACGTTGTCCGCGGCCCAGGTGTCGAGGCCCGCCGCCCGGAGGCGCTCGCGCGCGTCGTCCTGCGGCAGCGAGCCGATCTCGCGCAGGAACGCGCCCAGGGCGCGCCCCAGTTCGAGCGGGCGGCCCAGCTGGTCGCCCTTCCAGAACGGCAGCCGGCCGGGGACGCCGGGCGCGGGGGACACCAGGACGCGGTCGCGCGTGATGTCCTCGATGCGCCAGGAGCTGGTGCCCAGCGTGAAGACGTCGCCCACGCGCGATTCGTAGACCATCTCCTCGTCGAGCTCGCCCACGCGGCCGCCGCCCTTCTTCGGGTCGGCGCCCGCGAGGAAGACCCCGAAGAGGCCCCGGTCGGGAATCGTGCCCCCGGAGGTCACCGCGAGGCGCTGTGCCCCGGGGCGGCCGGTGACCGTGCCCGCGACCCGGTCCCACACCACGCGCGGGCGCAGCTCCGCGAACGCGTCGGAGGGATACCGCCCGGCGAGCATGTCCAGGACCGAGATGAACGCCGACTCGGGCAGCGCGCTGAACGGCGCGGCACGGCGGACCAGGGCCAGGAGGTCGTCCGCCTGCCAGGCGTCCAGGGCCACCATCGCGACCAGCTGTTGGGCCAGCACGTCCAGCGGGTTCGCCGGGACGCGCAGGGACTCGATGGCGCCCTGGCGCATCCGCTCCGTGACGACGGCGGCCTGGACCAGGTCACCCCGGTACTTCGGGAAGACGACTCCGGTGGAGACCGCGCCCACCTGGTGTCCCGCGCGGCCCACGCGCTGGAGCCCGGAGGCCACGGACGGCGGCGACTCGACCTGCACCACCAGGTCGACGGCGCCCATGTCGATGCCCAGCTCCAGGCTGGAGGTGGCGACCACGGCGGGGAGGCGGCCCGCCTTCAGGTCCTCCTCGACCTGGGCGCGCTGCTCCTTGGAGACCGAGCCGTGGTGGGCGCGGGCGAGGACGGGGGGCGCGCCCTTGGCGGCGCCCGACTCCGCCATCAGCTCCGCCGGGGAGTGGTCCTCGGGGAGGGGCTCGCCCGTGGCCCGCTCGTACGCGATCTCGTTGAGGCGGTTGCACAGGCGCTCGGCCAGGCGGCGGGAGTTGGCGAAGACGATCGTCGAGCGGTGGGCCTGGACGAGGTCGGTGATGCGCTCCTCGACGTGCGGCCAGATGGACGGGCGCTCCGCTCCCTGGTCGGATCCCTGGTCGGAGTCCGCCGCCGGGGAGCCGCCCAGCTCGCCCAGGTCCTCGACCGGGACGACGACCGACAGGTCGAACTCCTTGCCCGACTCGGGCTGGACGACCTCCACCCTGCGCTGCGGCGAGAGATAGCGCGCCACCTCGTCCACCGGGCGGACCGTGGCGGACAGGCCGATCCGGCGGGCGGGGCGCTTCAGGAGCGCGTCGAGCCGCTCCAGGGTCAGCGCGAGATGCGCGCCGCGCTTGGTGCCCGCGACCGCGTGCACCTCGTCGAGGATCACCGTCTCGATGCCCGTCAGCGCGTCCCGCGTGGCGGACGTGAGCATCAGGAACAGCGACTCCGGGGTCGTGATCAGGATGTCCGGCGGCCGGGTGGCCAGGGCGCGGCGCTCGGCC harbors:
- a CDS encoding DNA starvation/stationary phase protection protein, whose translation is MYVVKSPLPDADLKTVSEALQGALVDLVDLSLIAKQIHWNVVGPRFRSIHLQLDEVVDTARLHSDTVAERASTLGVSPDGRAATVAGSSGIGAVPEGWVKDTDAVGTLVAALGAVITRMRERVNATGDADPVSQDIFIGITADLEKHHWMFQAENG
- a CDS encoding CinA family protein, whose amino-acid sequence is MLRLLGERGETLGVAESLTGGLVAAEVTAVPGASRVFRGSVTAYATELKREVLGVDGDLLAARGAVDAEVALQMAAGVRRLLGTDWGIATTGVAGPEAQDGQPVGTVHVAVSAGAGGAAGSAEVVPGVADAGSPLRSEGKVATLRLNGNRTEIRMESVRGVLCLLLEQLSGERAGNERAQDTEQNGGT
- a CDS encoding ATP-dependent helicase produces the protein MARSAHSAPGAPGALDGFSPATRGWFAGAFSAPTSAQAGAWRAIAEGSDVLVVAPTGSGKTLAAFLAALDQLASSPPPADPKKRCRVLYVSPLKALAVDVERNLRSPLTGIRQESVRLGLPEPEVRVGIRSGDTPAAERRALATRPPDILITTPESLFLMLTSATRDALTGIETVILDEVHAVAGTKRGAHLALTLERLDALLKRPARRIGLSATVRPVDEVARYLSPQRRVEVVQPESGKEFDLSVVVPVEDLGELGGSPAADSDQGSDQGAERPSIWPHVEERITDLVQAHRSTIVFANSRRLAERLCNRLNEIAYERATGEPLPEDHSPAELMAESGAAKGAPPVLARAHHGSVSKEQRAQVEEDLKAGRLPAVVATSSLELGIDMGAVDLVVQVESPPSVASGLQRVGRAGHQVGAVSTGVVFPKYRGDLVQAAVVTERMRQGAIESLRVPANPLDVLAQQLVAMVALDAWQADDLLALVRRAAPFSALPESAFISVLDMLAGRYPSDAFAELRPRVVWDRVAGTVTGRPGAQRLAVTSGGTIPDRGLFGVFLAGADPKKGGGRVGELDEEMVYESRVGDVFTLGTSSWRIEDITRDRVLVSPAPGVPGRLPFWKGDQLGRPLELGRALGAFLREIGSLPQDDARERLRAAGLDTWAADNVLAYLAEQREACGHVPDDRTIVVERFRDELGDWRVVVHSPFGAQVHAPWALALGARLTERYGMDAQVMHADDGIVLRLPDADLMGLDLLDQEPVDVTVDSTFDPEQAPVGAADVTFDKGEVSQVVTDQVGGSALFAARFRECAARALLLPRRNPGKRTPLWQQRQRAAQLLEVTSEFGSFPIILEAVRECLQDVFDVPGLTELMGDIESRRVRLVEVTTPEPSPFARSLLFGYVAQFLYEGDSPLAERRAAALSLDSRLLAELLGQAELRELLDADVLTELERELQWRTEDRRVKDAEGVADLLRLLGPLTDAELAERGAEPAWAEDLAAARRAIRVRIAGADHWAAIEDAGRLRDALGTALPVGVPEAFTEPVKDPLGDLLGRYARTHGPFTSAGAAARFGLGAAVTEGALHRLAANGRVVQGEFHPAGIGQEWCDAAVLRRLRRRSLAALRQELEPVPPAALAQFLPQWQHLSSHGLRGVDGLVRAIEQLQGASVPASALEKLVLPSRVAGYAPALLDELTAAGEVLWAGAGSLPGKDGWVSLYLADAAPLLLPPAHPLELTALHQSVLDALSGGYGLFFRQIADQVRATTHPEATDPQLADVVWDLAWSGRLTNDTLAPMRSLLGSGRTAGSTAHRAKRAVPRGRYGSLTAAARPASRTGPPTVAGRWSLLPAREPDPTLRAHALARTLLDRHGVVTRGAVAAEGVEGGFSATYRILSAFEDNGQARRGYVVEGLGAAQFAMDGAVDRLRATATARERAGAGHTTDPQAVVLAAADPANAYGAALPWPDPPAEAGHKPGRKAGSLVVLVDGELTLYVERGGKTVLAWASSEADQDPRLLAAATSLASAAKAGALGTVTVERINGAPALTSPLAPLLEHTGFHATPRGLRVRA
- a CDS encoding DNA-formamidopyrimidine glycosylase family protein, with the protein product MPEGDTVHQTARRLHRALAGHTLTRSDLRVPKLATADLTGRTVLDVTPRGKHLLTRVEGGLTLHSHLRMDGSWKVYAPDERWRGGPAHQIRAILATADRTAVGYRLPVLELLRTADEQRAVGHLGPDLLGPDWDPGQALRNLLTAPERALGEALLDQRNLAGIGNIYKSELCFLLGVTPWLPIGELPADTADRLPALAKKLLEANRDRPDRTTTGVPRPGRRLYVYGRAPRPCLRCGTPVRTADQGDGSRQRPTYWCPTCQRGPAPRPGNRPTPTN
- a CDS encoding SDR family NAD(P)-dependent oxidoreductase codes for the protein MPLTAYDLTGRTAFVTGAASGIGRASAVLLARAGAAVHCADRDAPGLHETAALIKETGGTAHPRLLDVTDRAQVAQAVADAAAATGRVDVLAAIAGIMHSSTVLATREEDLDRVLGVNFKGVLYACRAAARVMIEAGSGGSIVTMASGAVDTGGPGLLCYGASKAAVVQLTKTLATEVGPHGIRVNAVAPGWIRTPMTDRHDAAARAHTEGLMARRSPLGRVGEPEDVAHAVLYLASDAAAFTTGQILRPNGGVAMPW
- the pgsA gene encoding CDP-diacylglycerol--glycerol-3-phosphate 3-phosphatidyltransferase; its protein translation is MTQVPASAAGGSGAPGAKPVRGGKLGAAAMDQASLWNVANLLTMIRLLLVPGFVMLLLANGGYDPAWRSFAWAAFAIAMITDLFDGHLARTYNLVTDFGKIADPIADKAIMGAALICLSWLGDLPWWVTLVILGRELGITLLRFWVIRYGVIPASRGGKMKTLAQGTAVGMYVLALTGPLATLRFWVMAVAVVLTVVTGLDYVKQAVVLRRRGMAEAAVAPGTAGTSEAVVAAEAYEVSEVAAAPQGAAAPQGSDGSDVAETSEAGEPGAAK
- a CDS encoding helix-turn-helix transcriptional regulator, whose amino-acid sequence is MILLRRLLGDVLRRQRQRQGRTLREVSSSARVSLGYLSEVERGQKEASSELLSAICDALDVRMSELMREVSDELSLAELAESAAATEPVRAPVRPMLNSVSVTGVPPERVTIKAPAEAVDVVAA
- the rimO gene encoding 30S ribosomal protein S12 methylthiotransferase RimO, with the protein product MPERRTVALVTLGCARNEVDSEELAGRLEADGWALVEDAEEADVAVVNTCGFVEAAKKDSVDALLEANDLKGHGRTQAVVAVGCMAERYGKELAEALPEADGVLGFDDYADISNRLQVILGGGSVEAHTPRDRRKLLPISPAERQEAGAEVALPGHAPVDLPDGLAPASGPRAPLRRRLGTSPVASVKLASGCDRRCSFCAIPSFRGSFISRRPSDVLGETRWLAEQGVKEIMLVSENNTSYGKDLGDIRLLETLLPELAAVDGIERVRVSYLQPAEMRPGLIDVLTSTEKVVPYFDLSFQHSAPGVLRAMRRFGDTDRFLELLDTIRSKAPQAGVRSNFIVGFPGESEADVAELERFLTGARLDAIGVFGYSDEEGTEAATYEHKLDQDVVDERLARVARLAEELTSQRAEERVGERVEVLIEAVDDEEGAIGRAAHQAPETDGQIRFVDSAPGDGLEIGRMVVAKVVGTEGVDLLAERCEVLEASDRPHGAGEGTGR